The following DNA comes from Caulobacter mirabilis.
GCAGGTGCGGCACGATCAGGCCGACGAAGCCGATGACGCCGGTCACCGCCACGCTCGCCCCCACCGCGCAGGCGACGCCGGCCGCCAGGGCCAGCCGCGTCAGGCGCAGGTCGACGCCCAGCGACCGCGCGCCGGTCTCGCCCAGGGTCAGCGCGTCGAGCGCCTTGCTGGTGGTCAGCAGCAGGACGCCGCCGATCACGATCCCCGGCCAGGCCAGTTTCAGCTCCTCGACGCTGCGGTCGGCCAGCGAGCCGAGCAGCCAGTTGACGATCTCGTTCACCGCCCAGGGGTTGGGCGCCAGGTTCAGGGCCAGCGCGACGCCCGCGCCGGCCACCGTCTGGACGATCACCCCGGCCAGGATGAAGGTCACCACGCTGGAGGTCGCCCCGGCCAGGAACAGCAACAGGGCCACCCCGATCGCCGCGCCCAGCATCGCCGCCGCCGGCAGCATCCAGGGCGCTTCGCCCGCCACCCCGAGATAGAGGGTCAACACCGCCCCGAGCGCCGCCATGGCGGACACGCCCAGCACCCCGGGATCGGCCAGCGGATTGCGGGTGTAGCCCTGCAGCGCCGCGCCGCAGAGTCCCAGTGCCCCGCCGACCAGCAGCGCCAGGACGGTGCGCGGCAGCCGCAGCTCGAACACGATCGCCGACCGCGGGTCGGCCGCCAGCCAGACATCCCAGGGCACCCAGACCCGCCCGGCGCTCAGGCTCGCGAACGCCAGCAGGGCCAGCAACAGGGCGAGGCCGCCATACAGGACCATGCGCGGCGGAGCCTTCATGCGGCGCTCCTCAGAAGGGCGCGGCGAGCCTCGACCAGGGCCTGCGCGCTCTGGATCAGCACGGGCCCGCCGCAGAACATCAGCTTCTCGGGAAAGCTCGCCACCGTCATGCGGCCGGCGACCGCCTTCAGGGCCGGATGGGTCATCACCCGGTCGGCCCAGCTGCGCGCGCCGGGGGCCGGAGCGCCGGCCAGCAGCACGCGCGGCGGATCGGCCAGCAGCCGCTCCAGCGGCACGTTGCCCCAGCGCTTGAGGCCATAGCGCGCGGCGACATTGGTGAAGCCCGCTCGGGTCATCATCTCGCTCACCAAGGTGCCCTCCCCGGCGGCGAAGCCGTTGGGCTGGTAGAGCAGCGCCTCGATCGGCGCCACGCCCTTCGGCGGCGCCGCCGCGGCCAGGGCGGCGTCGATCCGGGCGACCAGGGCCTCGCCGCGGTCCGGCCGCCCGACGAGGCGGGCCATGCGGCGCACCTGCTCCTGGCTCTCGGCGACGCTGCCGGGCACCTTGAAGCGCTCGACGGGCACGCCCAGCCGCTTCAGGGCGTTGCGGGTGGCCAGGGCCGAATGTTCACTGGTCAGAACCAGGTCCGGCCGCAGGGCGATGACCTCTTCCGCCGTCTCCCAGGTGAAGGGCAGCGTCAGGGCCAGATCGGCGATGGTCGAGCCTTCGCGTTCGCGGGCGTAGTGGCTCAGGGCCGCGATCTGCCCCCGGTCGGCCAGATGGACCAGCAGCGTATCGAGGCAGTTGTTCAACGACACCACCCGGCGGGGCGCGGTCGCGGCGCGGGCCGGCAGCGCCGCCAGTCCGGCGGCCAGGCCTCCGGCGATGACGATCCGACGGCTGGTCAAAGCGCGGCCTCCAGCCGCTCGAAGTCGTGAGGCGCGGGAAGGCCGAACCGCAGCCAGCCGGGTTCGTAGGCGAACGGCCGGGTCAGGACCCCAGCCTCGCAAAGACGTTGAAAGCGCGCCTGGGCGTCCGGCGCGGCGGCCAGGCGGAACAGGGCCGTGCCGCCGATCACCTCGAACCCCCTGCTCGTCAGCAAGGCGTCCAGCCGCGCGGCGTCCCGCTGGAGGCGCGTCAGCGTCGCCGTCCGCCAGGCCTCGTCGGCGTAGGCGGCGCGGCCCATCGCGATGGCGTCGGCGCAGACCGGCCAGTCGCCCAGCCGCGCCCGCAGTTGGCCCGCCAGGTCCGGCGAGGCGATCACAAAGCCCAGCCGCACGCCCGGCAGGCCGTAGAACTTGCCGAACGACCGCAGCACCACCAGCCGCTCGCGCTCGACCCCGGCCAGGCTCAGCGTCGGCGCGGCTTCGCCGAACGACTCGTCGACGATCAGCCAGCGCGGTTCGGCCAACAGCCGCTCCGCCGGCCAGGATCGGCCGTCCGGGTTGTTGGGATTGACCACCACCAGCCCGTCGCCGCCGGCCCGGATCGGAACCCCGGCCGCGCGCCAGGCGTCCTCATGGCCGCCATAGGTCGGACCCAGGATCTCGACGCTGGACAGGCGAAGGAGTTCGGGCAGCAGCCGCAGCCCGGCCTCGGCCCCGGCCACGGCGACGACGCGAGCGGGATCGGCGACGCCGAAGGCCCGGGCCGCCGCGGCCTCCAGCCCGGCCAGGTCGACCGGATCAGGCAGCCGCTTCAGATCATCGACGGACGCCCGGACCCCGCGCCAGGCGACGGGATTGATCCCGGTCGACAGGTCCAACCAGGGTTCGGGCGCTCGCGGATACATGGCGGCCGCCTCGGACAGGCGACCGCCATGTCGAATGGCGCCGGAGTGGGACGACGGCGCCATCCGCGTCTAGAAGCGGGCGCGCAGGCCGACGAACGCCCCGCGTCCCGGCGTCCCGTAGTTCCGGACCCGCTGATAGTCCTCGTCGAACAGGTTCTCGACGCGCCCGTAGAGCTCGACGGTGTCGTTCACCTGCCAGGAGGCGCGCAGGTCGACGACGGAATAGGCGTCGACCTTCACGGTGTTGGTCGCGTTGTCGAAGGTCTCGCCGACGTAGCGCAGCGAGGCGGTGGTGCTGACGTCCGGCGTCCAGGCCCAGGTCGCCGACAGGTTGCCCATATGCTCGGGACGGCGAGTCAGCTGCTTGCCGTTGTTGGGGCCCGAAGCGTTCTGAGCGTCCGTCCAGGTGTAGTTGGCCGACAGGGACAGCTGGTCGCCCAGGCGGGCCTTGCCGATCAGTTCGACGCCCTGGGTCTCGGTCTTCTGGGTGTTCTTGTAGAAGCCCGAACGGGGAACGCCGCCGACCGTGCACAGCGGGTCGGTCGAGCCGAAGCAGGATTCGAAGCGGATCTCGTTGTCCGCCTTGCGCTTGAAGTAGGTCGCCGAGACGGTGACCGCGTCGCCCAGCAGCTTCTGCTCGACGCCGGCTTCCCAGCTGTCGAACTCTTCGGGATCGAGGTTCAGGTTGCCGTATTCACTGTACAGTTCGTAGAGGCCCGGCGCCCGGAAGCCCTGGCCGAAGCTGGCCCGCAGGATGGTGCGCCCCTCGTTCAGGGCCCAGGCGGCGCCGAGCTGGCCGAGGGTGTGGTCGCCGTAGGTGTCGTGGCTGTCGCGGCGCACGCCGCCGGTGAGGGTCAGGCCCGGGATGACCTCGCCCTGCAGCTGGACATAGACGCTGTCGACCCCGGCCTTGCCGCGGCGGGTGACCGGCGCGAACGACGACCAGGTCGTCATCTCGGCGTCCTCGGTCTCGGCCCCGAAGGTGGCGTTCCAGGCCTCGGTGATCGCGAACACGCCCTGGTACTCCCAGCGCTTGTTCTGGCCGTCGGCGTCGAAGGTGGTCGGCGAGGCTTGCCGCGGGTCGAAGTTGCGGCGGTCGGTGTCGGTGTAGGCGAAGGCGAGACGGTTCTTCCAGCGACCGTCGAGCAGGTCGAAGTTCAGGCCGGTGTAGACCACCAGCTCCTTGGTCTTGCCGTACTCGGGCGAGTCCACGCCGAAACCGTCGAAGTCGTACTCGCCGTCGGAGTAGACGGCCCGCACCTCGGCCGAGACGGCGTCGGTGATCTTCAGACGGGCGCGCCCGGCCAGGCCGGTGTTGCGGTAGCCGTCCTCTTCCGCGCCGCGCTTGTAGGAGGAGAAGCCGTCGGTCGTGTAGTAGCCGCCGGCCAGGCGCCAATCGAGGCGCTCGGTCTTGCCGCCGACGCCGGCGCGCAGATAACCGGTGCCGCGCGATCCGCCCTCGACGTCGAGGTTGCCCTGGAACGGTTGTGTCGCCTCGGCGGTCACGACGTTGACCACGCCGCCGATCGCCTGGCTGCCCCAGAGGGTGGACTGGGCGCCGCGCAGCACCTCGATGCGCGAGATGTCGCCGACCAGCAGGCTGCCGAAGTTGTAGCCGCCCTGGGTCGAGGACGGGTCGTTCAGCTTCACGCCGTCGATCAGAACGACCGCATGCTGGCCTTCGGCGCCGCGGATGTTGAGCGTAGTGCTTGTGCCCGGACCGCCGTTGCTGGTGAAGCTGACGCCCGCGCTGGTCGCGAGAATATCGATGACGGCGGAACTCTGGGCCGCGTCGATGGCCTTCTTGTCCAGGACGGTGACGATCGTGGCGACCTTGCTGGCCTCGGTCGGCGAGCGGGTGGCGGTGACGACCAGCGTATCGACCGCGGTCGCGCCCGCCACGTCCGGCGTCGGCGCGGTGGGCGCTTCTTCGGCGAAGGCCGGCGCCGCGATCAGGACGGCGGCGACGGCGGTCGAGCTCATCAGGGCTCGGATCATGATGTATCCCCTTCATGACGACCCGCGCACGACGACCGTTCACGCAGGGAGGCGCGAGACCGGCCGCCGTCGCGGCTTGGTTGTTGTGTGTCGTCTCTCGGGAGTCCCCGTCCGTCTGGCGCACCCCGGCCACACGACTAACGACCACGCCGGGCAGGTCTCCTGGCTCGCGGGTCAATGCGGTGCGTGTCGCCTTCCCAGACCGAGGACCGGTCCAGTGGCCGTTGACACGCGCGCTCGCCGCCTACAGTTGCGGGGGCAGCCGGGGATTTGGCCCCGTTCCCTTTTCATCCCCCTTCCGGGGGAACCTGACGCGGGCGCAGGCCTACAGACTGCGCCGCACACCGTCAATCGGAGGCGTGATGGCGCTCACCCTGGTCCTCGGCGGCGCCCGCTCCGGCAAGAGCGCCTTCGCGCAGTCCGCCGCCGAAGCCGCTGCGGAAGGCCGCGGCGTCACGCCGGTGATGATCGTCACGGCCCAGGCCTTCGACGACGAGATGCGCGAGCGGATCGCGCGCCACATCGCCGATCGCGGCGACCGCTGGCGCACCGTCGAGTCGCCGACCGACCTCGCGGAGACCATCCGGACCCTGACCGCCGCCGACGTCGCCGTCGTCGACTGCCTGACCCTGTGGCTGACCAACGTCATGCTGGCTGACCAAAATCTCGAGGCGGAGGCGGACGCCCTGCTCGCCGCCCTGGCCGCCTGTCCCGCGCGGCTTTGGCTGGTCAGCAACGAGGTCGGCTGGGGCCTCGTGCCGGAGACGCCGCTGGGCCGCCGCTTCCGCGAGGAGGCCGGCCGGCTGCACCAGCGCATCGCGACGACGGCCGACGAGGTCTTCCTGGTCGCCGCCGGCCTGCCGCTGCTGATGAAGCCGCAGGCTTGACCGCGACGGACGCTCGCCTCACGACGGCGGCATGACCCAGCCCCTCGACGACGCCGACCGCAACGAACGCCACAACGCCCGGATGAAGAAGCTCCAGGCCGCCCGCGCCCGGCTGATGGAGACCAAGACCATCGAGCGCGGGCTGATCATCGTCCATACCGGCCCCGGCAAGGGCAAGTCGACGGCGGCCATGGGCATGGCCTGCCGGATCATCGGCCACGGCTGGAAGGTCTCGATCATCCAGTTCATCAAGGGCGCCATGACCACCGGCGAGACAGCGGTGTTCAACGCCTTCCCGGACCAGGCCGAGATCCGGGCGATGGGCGAAGGCTTCACCTGGGACACCCAGGACCGCGCCCGCGACATCGCCAAGGCCCGCGAGGCCTGGGAGGCGGCCAAGGCGCGGATCATGGACCCGGAGTGGAAGATGGTCGTGCTGGACGAGCTGAACATCGTCCTGCGCTACGACTATCTGCCGCTGGACGAGGTGCTCGACGTGCTGGCGGCCAAGCCGGCCGACACCCACATCGTCGTCACCGGCCGCAACGCCAAGCCGGAGCTCATCGAGATGGCCGATCTGGTCACCGAGATGACCCAGGTGAAACACCCCTTCAAGGACGGGGTGAAGGCCCAGGCCGGCGTGGAATTCTGACAATCGCCGTTCGGGATTGAGCGGCCCAAGGATTTATTGTAAGGATTCCTGACAATAAATCCTTGGGAGCCATGACGTATGCAGACCCGGGAAGCCTTCCGCAGCGCCCAGCGCCGCCTGGCCGCCACCGTGGCGGTGATCACCGCCGGCCAGGGCGAAGACGCCGTCGGCATCACCGCCACCGCCGTCACCTCGGTCTCGATGGACCCGCCCTCGTTGCTGGTCTGCGTCAACCGCGCGGCGAGCCTGCACGCCGTGGTGGCGGCGACGGGCCGCTTCCGGGTCACCTACCTGCGCGCCGATCAGCCTGAGGTGGCGCGCAGTTTCAGCGGCGGTCGACCTCAGGCGGAACGCTTCGGAAGCGCGGGCTGGCGGCTGGACGGCGACGGCGGCCCTGCCCTCGACGAGGCCCTCGCCGCCTGCGTCTGCGAGCTGGAAGAAGCCGTCGACTTCGGCACCCACACCATCTTCGTCGGCCGGGTGGCGCAGGCCGAGACCGGCGACGGCCGCCCCCTGCTCTACTGCGACGGCGTCTTCGGCGAACTCGCCGCCTGAGTCCGCTACTTGCCGGATTTCTTCTTCAGGAACTTGGCGTGGTAGCGCTCGATCAGGCCGCGAGCGGCCCGGCCGATCTTCTCGTAGTCGGTCTCATTGAGGTTCGCGAGCGACACCCGGCCTGACGGGTGCTGTGCGCCGAAACCGCGTCCGGGCAGCAGGACGACGCCGGACTCCTTGGCCAGCTCGAACAGCAGCTCGCTTGGATTGACCGACTTGAGCAGCCACTCCACGAACGGCTTGCCGTAGGCCTTGGCGCCGAGGATCTCCAGGTCCAGCAAGGTGTAGTAGCCGACCTCGTTGGCGTCGCGCTCGGGTGTGATTCCGATCTCGCGATACAGCGCCCGCTCCCGGCTTCGGATCAGCCGTTTCATCGCCGCCTTGTAGTCCTGCTCGGTGTCCATCAGCGAGAACAGCGAGAACAGGACCATCTGCACCTGCTGCGGCGTCGAGAGGCCGGCGGTGTGGTTGAGGGCCACCGTCCGGCTATCGGCGACCAGGCGGTCGATGAACTTCAGACCGCGCGGATCGGTGGTGATCGAGGCGTAGCGCTTGTCGAGTTCCTTCTTGGTCTTCTCCGGCAGGGCCGCGATGGCGCGGTCCAGGACGTTGTCCTCGTGGGTGGCGATGACCCCCAGCCGCCAGCCGGTCGCCCCGAAGTACTTCGAGTAGGAGTAGACCAGGATGGTGTTGTGCGGCGCGATCGCGAACAGCGAGGTGAAGTCGTCGGCGAAGGTGCCGTAGACGTCGTCGGTCAGGATGATCAGGTCCGGCCGCGCCTTGGCGATCTCGGCGATCTGAGCCAGGGATTCCTCGCTCATCTTCACCGACGGCGGATTGCTGGGATTGACCAGGAAGAAGGCCTTCACCGCCGGGTCGCGCAGCTTGTCGATCTCGGCCTTGGAATACTGCCAGCCGTTGGCCGGATCGGCCTCGATGTGCACGGTCTTGAGCTGGTAGTCGTTCAGTTCGGGGATCTCGATGTAGGGCGTGAAGATCGGCAGCCCCAGGGCGATGGTGTCGCCGGGCCCGAGCAGCCGGTTCTCGCGCAGGGTGTTGAAGATGTAGGTCATCGCCGCCGTGCCGCCTTCGGTGGCGAACAGGTCGAAATGGCCGACGAACGGATGGGCGCCGATCATCTCCTCGCGGATGTAGCGGGCGACGATCTGCTCGCTGAGCTTCAGCATCCGGTCGGGCACCGGATAGTTGCAGGCCAGGATCCCCTCGCACATCTCGTAGAGGAACTGGCTCGCGTCGAGGCCCAGCTGGTCGCGGACGTAGGACACGCAGCGGGCCAGGAATCTCATCCCCGGCGTCGTCGCGTGTTCGCGGTAGTAGATCTCGAACCGGTCCTCGATGCCCGCCAGCCGCGGGAAGCCGCCGACGCCTTCCGGCAGGTAGGTGAACGACCGCTCGGCCTCGCGCATGGCGAACAGGCCCAGCCGCCAGAAGCCGTGCCGCGGGATGGTGGCCAGGAAGTTCGGGTTGCCCCGCCCGGCGTTCAGCATCAGCCGGTTCTCGACGCTGGACGCCAGCTTGATCAGTTCGTCCTTGAGCTCGAAGGGGCTCAGCTGCGCCAGCTTGGACTTGTCGGACGGCATGGCGGTTCTCCTCGGGTCAGACCAGGCCGACGACCAGCGGACCCAGCAGGGTCAGCAGGACGTTGGCCAGGGCGTAGGTGATGGCGAAGGGGACGGTCGGGACGCTGCTCTCGGACTTGTCGAGCACCGCCCCGAAGGCGGGATTGGCGCTGCGCGATCCGGACAGGGCGCCGGCGAAGACCGCGGCGTTGTCGTAGCGCAGGACGTAACGGCCGAACGGGATGGCCAGCAGCAGCGGCAGCATGGTCACCACGATGCCGAGCAGGAAGATGGTCGCCCCATGTTCCTGGATCGTGGTCAGAGCCTGTTTGCCGGAGTTCAGCCCGACGACGGTGACGAAGGCCGCCAGTCCGAACTCCTGCAGCAGCTGCGAGGCCGCCGGCGGCAGGGCGCCGATCATCGGCCGCTTGGCGCGCAGCCAGCCGAACACCAGGCCCGACAGCAGCGCTCCGCCGCCGGCGCCCAGGGTCAGCGGGATGCCGCCGACATTGGCCACCAGCAGACCGATCAGCAGACCGACCAGGATGCCCAGGCCCATGTAGACGAAATCGGTCTTGTTATCGTTGGCCAGCGGATAGCCGGCCGCCTTGGCCGCCCGGGCGGTGTCGGCGTCGGCCCCGTAGAAGGTGACCACGTCGCCGTGCATCACCACCGTCTCGGGCAGCACCGGGATCGGGCGGTTCATGCGGGTGATGGCCTCGATGAACACGCCGTGGCGCATGGCCGGATCGATCGCCGCCTTCACCTGGGCGATGGTCATGCGGTTCATGTCCTTGCGAGTGAACACCGCCTGCCGCGACTGCATGACCAGGGGCGAACCGTCGGGGTTCGGGATCTCCTCGCCGATGTGCGGCACGGCGGCCACCACCTCGTCGCGGCGACCGATCAGGATGACGACGTCCCCGGCCTTCAGGACGGGGTCGTCGCCGAGGTCCAGCGGCTGGCCGCCGCGCAGGACCCGCTCGATGGCGATCGCGTCGTCGGCCGCCGCCTCCAGAGCCGAGACCGTCTTCCCCGCCCCGGCCGCGACGCGGAAGGCGCGCCCCACGATCGAAGGCATGGCGGGGCTGACGCCCGGGCCGCTGACCGGCGCGTTCCCGCGCAGCCTGGCCTCGACCGCCGCGGCGGCGCTCTTGAGGTCCTGGCCCATGAAGCGTGGCAGCAGGTTGGCGCAGACGATGATCGCGCCCAGCGAGCCGAAGACGTAGGTCACCGCGTAGCCGATGGCGACGTTGGCCTGCAGCTGCTTGATCTCGTCCGGCGACAGCGGCAGCCGCGACAGGGCGTCCCCGGCGGTGCCGATGATCGCCGACTGGGTCAGCGCCCCGCCGGCGAGGCCCGCCGCCAAGCCCTTGTCCAGGTGGAACATCTTGGCCGAGATCACCACCGTGGCCAGGGCGACCCCGGCCACGAAGACCGCCAGGATGATCTCCTTGAGGCTGGACTTGTTCAGGCTCTGGAAGAACTGCGGCCCGCTGTTGTAGCCGACGGCGTAGATGAACAGGGCGAACATCACCGACTTCACGCCGTTGTCGATCTCGACCCCCACCTGGCTGACGATCACCGCCATCAGCAGCGAGCCGCCGACGCCGCCCAGCTGGAAGCGCCCGAACTTGATCTTCCCGACCGCGTAGCCGAGCGCCAGGGTCAGGAAGAGCGCCGCCTCCGGCGACTTCTGGAACAGGTCGTGCAGCCAGGTCATGGAAGCGGCCTCCGCGTCAGGCCATGCGCGCCGCCAGCCCGACCACGAGCGGGCCGAGCAGCGGGAGCAGGACGTTGGAAAGGGCGTAGGTGACGGTGTAGCCGATCACCGGCGTGGCGTTCCCGGCGGCCCCGACCAGGGCGCTGATCGCCGGAGTGCTGCACTGCTGGCCGGCGATGGCGCCCAGCAGGATCGGCGGCTCGATCTTCAGCAGATGGCGGCCGATGAACAGCGAGGCGGTCGCCGGGACCGAGGCGGCCAGCACGCCGACGATCGGCAGGGCGATCCCGTACTCGC
Coding sequences within:
- a CDS encoding TonB-dependent receptor plug domain-containing protein; translation: MIRALMSSTAVAAVLIAAPAFAEEAPTAPTPDVAGATAVDTLVVTATRSPTEASKVATIVTVLDKKAIDAAQSSAVIDILATSAGVSFTSNGGPGTSTTLNIRGAEGQHAVVLIDGVKLNDPSSTQGGYNFGSLLVGDISRIEVLRGAQSTLWGSQAIGGVVNVVTAEATQPFQGNLDVEGGSRGTGYLRAGVGGKTERLDWRLAGGYYTTDGFSSYKRGAEEDGYRNTGLAGRARLKITDAVSAEVRAVYSDGEYDFDGFGVDSPEYGKTKELVVYTGLNFDLLDGRWKNRLAFAYTDTDRRNFDPRQASPTTFDADGQNKRWEYQGVFAITEAWNATFGAETEDAEMTTWSSFAPVTRRGKAGVDSVYVQLQGEVIPGLTLTGGVRRDSHDTYGDHTLGQLGAAWALNEGRTILRASFGQGFRAPGLYELYSEYGNLNLDPEEFDSWEAGVEQKLLGDAVTVSATYFKRKADNEIRFESCFGSTDPLCTVGGVPRSGFYKNTQKTETQGVELIGKARLGDQLSLSANYTWTDAQNASGPNNGKQLTRRPEHMGNLSATWAWTPDVSTTASLRYVGETFDNATNTVKVDAYSVVDLRASWQVNDTVELYGRVENLFDEDYQRVRNYGTPGRGAFVGLRARF
- a CDS encoding ABC transporter substrate-binding protein, with the protein product MTSRRIVIAGGLAAGLAALPARAATAPRRVVSLNNCLDTLLVHLADRGQIAALSHYAREREGSTIADLALTLPFTWETAEEVIALRPDLVLTSEHSALATRNALKRLGVPVERFKVPGSVAESQEQVRRMARLVGRPDRGEALVARIDAALAAAAPPKGVAPIEALLYQPNGFAAGEGTLVSEMMTRAGFTNVAARYGLKRWGNVPLERLLADPPRVLLAGAPAPGARSWADRVMTHPALKAVAGRMTVASFPEKLMFCGGPVLIQSAQALVEARRALLRSAA
- the cobO gene encoding cob(I)yrinic acid a,c-diamide adenosyltransferase, yielding MTQPLDDADRNERHNARMKKLQAARARLMETKTIERGLIIVHTGPGKGKSTAAMGMACRIIGHGWKVSIIQFIKGAMTTGETAVFNAFPDQAEIRAMGEGFTWDTQDRARDIAKAREAWEAAKARIMDPEWKMVVLDELNIVLRYDYLPLDEVLDVLAAKPADTHIVVTGRNAKPELIEMADLVTEMTQVKHPFKDGVKAQAGVEF
- the aspT gene encoding aspartate-alanine antiporter, which gives rise to MTWLHDLFQKSPEAALFLTLALGYAVGKIKFGRFQLGGVGGSLLMAVIVSQVGVEIDNGVKSVMFALFIYAVGYNSGPQFFQSLNKSSLKEIILAVFVAGVALATVVISAKMFHLDKGLAAGLAGGALTQSAIIGTAGDALSRLPLSPDEIKQLQANVAIGYAVTYVFGSLGAIIVCANLLPRFMGQDLKSAAAAVEARLRGNAPVSGPGVSPAMPSIVGRAFRVAAGAGKTVSALEAAADDAIAIERVLRGGQPLDLGDDPVLKAGDVVILIGRRDEVVAAVPHIGEEIPNPDGSPLVMQSRQAVFTRKDMNRMTIAQVKAAIDPAMRHGVFIEAITRMNRPIPVLPETVVMHGDVVTFYGADADTARAAKAAGYPLANDNKTDFVYMGLGILVGLLIGLLVANVGGIPLTLGAGGGALLSGLVFGWLRAKRPMIGALPPAASQLLQEFGLAAFVTVVGLNSGKQALTTIQEHGATIFLLGIVVTMLPLLLAIPFGRYVLRYDNAAVFAGALSGSRSANPAFGAVLDKSESSVPTVPFAITYALANVLLTLLGPLVVGLV
- a CDS encoding flavin reductase family protein → MQTREAFRSAQRRLAATVAVITAGQGEDAVGITATAVTSVSMDPPSLLVCVNRAASLHAVVAATGRFRVTYLRADQPEVARSFSGGRPQAERFGSAGWRLDGDGGPALDEALAACVCELEEAVDFGTHTIFVGRVAQAETGDGRPLLYCDGVFGELAA
- a CDS encoding FecCD family ABC transporter permease, whose amino-acid sequence is MKAPPRMVLYGGLALLLALLAFASLSAGRVWVPWDVWLAADPRSAIVFELRLPRTVLALLVGGALGLCGAALQGYTRNPLADPGVLGVSAMAALGAVLTLYLGVAGEAPWMLPAAAMLGAAIGVALLLFLAGATSSVVTFILAGVIVQTVAGAGVALALNLAPNPWAVNEIVNWLLGSLADRSVEELKLAWPGIVIGGVLLLTTSKALDALTLGETGARSLGVDLRLTRLALAAGVACAVGASVAVTGVIGFVGLIVPHLLRPLVGARPGALLVPSALGGAALVLAADMLVRVTPAATEVKLSVAMAALGGPFFLVLLIAMRRRMA
- a CDS encoding aminotransferase class I/II-fold pyridoxal phosphate-dependent enzyme; translated protein: MYPRAPEPWLDLSTGINPVAWRGVRASVDDLKRLPDPVDLAGLEAAAARAFGVADPARVVAVAGAEAGLRLLPELLRLSSVEILGPTYGGHEDAWRAAGVPIRAGGDGLVVVNPNNPDGRSWPAERLLAEPRWLIVDESFGEAAPTLSLAGVERERLVVLRSFGKFYGLPGVRLGFVIASPDLAGQLRARLGDWPVCADAIAMGRAAYADEAWRTATLTRLQRDAARLDALLTSRGFEVIGGTALFRLAAAPDAQARFQRLCEAGVLTRPFAYEPGWLRFGLPAPHDFERLEAAL
- the cobU gene encoding bifunctional adenosylcobinamide kinase/adenosylcobinamide-phosphate guanylyltransferase — translated: MALTLVLGGARSGKSAFAQSAAEAAAEGRGVTPVMIVTAQAFDDEMRERIARHIADRGDRWRTVESPTDLAETIRTLTAADVAVVDCLTLWLTNVMLADQNLEAEADALLAALAACPARLWLVSNEVGWGLVPETPLGRRFREEAGRLHQRIATTADEVFLVAAGLPLLMKPQA
- a CDS encoding bifunctional aspartate transaminase/aspartate 4-decarboxylase; amino-acid sequence: MPSDKSKLAQLSPFELKDELIKLASSVENRLMLNAGRGNPNFLATIPRHGFWRLGLFAMREAERSFTYLPEGVGGFPRLAGIEDRFEIYYREHATTPGMRFLARCVSYVRDQLGLDASQFLYEMCEGILACNYPVPDRMLKLSEQIVARYIREEMIGAHPFVGHFDLFATEGGTAAMTYIFNTLRENRLLGPGDTIALGLPIFTPYIEIPELNDYQLKTVHIEADPANGWQYSKAEIDKLRDPAVKAFFLVNPSNPPSVKMSEESLAQIAEIAKARPDLIILTDDVYGTFADDFTSLFAIAPHNTILVYSYSKYFGATGWRLGVIATHEDNVLDRAIAALPEKTKKELDKRYASITTDPRGLKFIDRLVADSRTVALNHTAGLSTPQQVQMVLFSLFSLMDTEQDYKAAMKRLIRSRERALYREIGITPERDANEVGYYTLLDLEILGAKAYGKPFVEWLLKSVNPSELLFELAKESGVVLLPGRGFGAQHPSGRVSLANLNETDYEKIGRAARGLIERYHAKFLKKKSGK